The Mesomycoplasma ovipneumoniae genome window below encodes:
- the recA gene encoding recombinase RecA: MTEINDKSLLKQALSDIKKKFGNESIMVLGEKPPIDTEVFSSGSMAIDMALGIGGFPKGRIIEIYGPESSGKTTITLHAIAEVQKRGGIAAFIDAEHSIDSQYAKNLGIDIDNLILSQPDSGEQALDIVDTLAKTKAIDLIVVDSVAALVPMAELQGEMKDQVIGAQARLMSKALRKITASLNKNGTTVIFINQIREKVGVIFGNPETTPGGRGLKFYASIRLDVRKVQQISTGNDITGHSVKIKVVKNKLAIPFKTALVEIVFAKGISKSAELIHLGEELGVLTRKGSWFAYKGENIAQGKMNLKLLLENNEKLFNEIKEEITEKLNENQKENVEI; this comes from the coding sequence ATGACTGAAATAAACGATAAATCACTATTAAAACAAGCTCTAAGTGATATTAAGAAAAAATTTGGAAATGAATCTATCATGGTTTTAGGTGAAAAACCACCGATTGACACTGAAGTTTTTTCCTCTGGAAGTATGGCCATTGATATGGCTTTGGGAATTGGCGGATTCCCAAAAGGTAGAATTATTGAAATTTATGGTCCTGAATCATCAGGAAAAACGACTATTACCTTACACGCGATTGCCGAAGTTCAAAAGCGCGGTGGAATTGCGGCATTTATTGACGCCGAACACTCAATTGATTCTCAATATGCAAAAAATTTAGGAATTGATATTGATAATTTAATTCTTTCTCAGCCAGATTCGGGTGAACAAGCCCTTGATATTGTCGACACATTAGCAAAAACAAAAGCTATTGACTTGATTGTTGTAGATTCGGTTGCCGCTTTAGTTCCAATGGCAGAGCTGCAAGGCGAAATGAAAGATCAAGTAATTGGGGCGCAAGCGCGACTTATGTCAAAAGCGCTTCGAAAAATAACTGCATCATTAAATAAAAACGGTACAACAGTTATTTTTATTAATCAAATTCGTGAAAAAGTAGGGGTAATTTTTGGAAATCCAGAAACAACTCCAGGTGGTAGAGGGCTAAAATTTTACGCTTCAATTCGACTTGATGTAAGAAAAGTTCAACAAATTTCAACAGGAAATGATATAACAGGGCATAGCGTAAAAATAAAAGTTGTTAAAAATAAGCTTGCAATCCCGTTTAAAACAGCATTAGTTGAAATTGTTTTTGCAAAAGGTATTTCAAAATCTGCTGAACTTATTCATTTAGGAGAAGAATTAGGTGTTCTTACCAGAAAAGGATCATGATTTGCATATAAAGGTGAAAATATCGCACAAGGAAAAATGAATTTGAAGCTTTTACTTGAAAATAATGAGAAATTATTTAATGAAATAAAGGAGGAAATTACTGAAAAACTAAACGAAAATCAAAAGGAAAATGTAGAAATATAG
- a CDS encoding signal peptidase II, whose protein sequence is MKAKNNAVIKYINSKYIKIGKKRLLINILIAFLVILVTLLIDQLTKNLIFTYEEYRESTDKGFVKVISWGFIGFRPFLHQGVTSGINNVIGFTGIHIFAFLISLILLILIPFSKRYALTIFMAILLGGNWGNEIDRILDNNHVKDLLFLPFVRSSGTFNFADIFIFVGPIGIFIISLYDHAQPWISKKLKNKIFRKKSKN, encoded by the coding sequence ATGAAAGCAAAAAATAATGCCGTTATTAAATATATTAATTCAAAATATATTAAAATCGGCAAAAAACGCTTACTAATTAATATTTTGATTGCTTTTTTGGTTATTCTCGTTACTCTATTAATTGATCAACTAACAAAAAATTTAATTTTTACCTATGAAGAGTATAGAGAATCAACCGATAAAGGCTTTGTCAAAGTAATTTCATGGGGTTTTATTGGTTTTCGTCCATTTTTGCATCAAGGTGTAACTTCGGGAATTAATAACGTTATTGGTTTTACAGGTATTCATATTTTTGCCTTTTTAATAAGTTTGATACTTTTGATTTTGATTCCTTTTTCAAAAAGATACGCGCTAACAATTTTTATGGCCATATTACTAGGCGGGAATTGAGGTAACGAAATTGACCGAATTTTGGATAATAATCACGTAAAAGACTTGCTTTTTCTGCCATTTGTAAGGTCAAGTGGGACATTTAATTTTGCAGATATTTTTATTTTTGTTGGCCCCATTGGAATTTTTATTATTTCTCTTTATGATCATGCTCAACCTTGAATTTCAAAAAAACTGAAAAATAAAATCTTTAGGAAAAAAAGTAAAAATTAA
- the obgE gene encoding GTPase ObgE — translation MRFIDQVSIEIQAGRGGDGVISFRREAHVDKGGPDGGDGGNGGSIYFIGDSGLNSLFPFYQTKKIFGNNGENGRSKNRTGANGKDIFVKVPLGTQVFSKNTLICDVITQKKYLIACGGKGGQGNARFKNSRNKAPRISENGEEGQKLILQLELKVMADIGLVGKPNAGKSTLLSLISNSKPKIANYEFTTIVPQLGMVKSYNDSFVVADLPGLISGASLGKGMGIVFLKHIERCRAIAHVIDFGSQEKNPIDDFKSINAELANFSQKLLKLSQIIIANKSDLPSFKKNIQLFQQEFPEIPVIEASLISNNSAEIQNIKKKMFELILQANQTENIEETDKKEDFVEYNLEAPFLITNKFPGFYEVTGELIKKIVNKIPLNSQENIFRFNSKIKNIGLWNELLKLGIKSGDTVKIYNFEFQWS, via the coding sequence ATGAGATTTATTGATCAAGTTTCAATAGAAATTCAAGCAGGTAGGGGTGGTGACGGTGTAATATCATTTCGCAGAGAGGCTCATGTTGATAAAGGTGGACCAGATGGCGGAGATGGTGGTAATGGAGGTTCTATTTATTTTATTGGAGATTCTGGTCTAAATTCGTTATTTCCGTTTTATCAAACTAAAAAAATTTTCGGAAATAATGGTGAAAATGGTAGATCAAAAAATAGGACCGGAGCTAATGGTAAGGATATTTTTGTAAAAGTCCCCCTTGGAACACAAGTGTTTTCAAAAAACACTCTGATTTGTGATGTAATTACTCAAAAAAAATATTTAATTGCCTGTGGCGGCAAAGGCGGTCAGGGCAATGCCCGTTTTAAGAATTCAAGAAATAAAGCACCCCGAATATCTGAAAACGGTGAAGAAGGTCAAAAATTAATTCTTCAACTTGAACTCAAAGTTATGGCTGATATTGGTCTGGTTGGTAAACCAAATGCCGGAAAATCCACACTTTTATCATTAATTTCTAACTCTAAACCCAAAATTGCTAATTATGAATTTACAACTATTGTTCCGCAACTGGGCATGGTAAAATCTTACAATGATTCATTTGTTGTTGCAGATTTGCCTGGTTTAATTTCAGGAGCAAGTTTGGGAAAAGGAATGGGAATTGTTTTTTTAAAGCATATCGAACGTTGCCGTGCAATTGCTCATGTGATTGATTTTGGTAGCCAAGAAAAAAACCCGATTGATGATTTTAAAAGTATTAATGCCGAACTAGCTAATTTTAGCCAAAAATTGCTAAAACTAAGCCAAATAATAATAGCAAATAAATCTGATTTACCCAGTTTTAAAAAAAATATTCAACTTTTTCAACAAGAATTTCCCGAAATTCCCGTAATTGAAGCCAGTTTGATTTCAAATAATAGTGCTGAAATTCAAAATATAAAGAAAAAAATGTTTGAGCTTATTTTGCAAGCAAATCAAACTGAAAATATCGAGGAAACAGACAAAAAGGAAGATTTTGTTGAATATAATCTCGAAGCACCGTTTTTAATTACTAATAAATTTCCAGGGTTTTACGAGGTTACTGGTGAATTAATTAAAAAAATAGTTAATAAAATACCATTAAATTCTCAGGAAAATATTTTTAGATTTAACTCGAAAATTAAAAATATAGGCTTGTGAAATGAACTTTTAAAACTAGGAATAAAATCAGGCGACACTGTTAAAATTTATAATTTTGAATT
- a CDS encoding phosphotransferase, with translation MKKISIGFTNKSFRKDSQFIQEKVYNGMNHQIDYSILSNFDFVPKLIFDSKEQIIWEWIEGSSVEITTESLEKIALQLRQIHNSNLVFPPSNHAFRVEQYLKILSEKGIKNPTIEKYNPFINEILVNMDKTKPLHNDLWLMNMVEKNKKIYFLDWEYASKGDIHFDLAYFIESARLDNDQEKIFLNFYGKLNYKLILLHRIFVLYLIILWVNAQETKYFDDTPYMEKLDNLYEQYKLWKE, from the coding sequence ATGAAAAAAATTTCAATTGGTTTTACTAATAAATCTTTTCGCAAGGATTCACAATTTATTCAAGAAAAAGTTTATAATGGAATGAATCATCAAATTGATTATTCAATTTTATCAAATTTTGATTTTGTTCCAAAATTAATATTTGATTCAAAAGAACAAATTATTTGAGAATGAATTGAAGGATCTAGTGTAGAAATTACCACTGAATCGCTTGAAAAAATCGCTTTGCAATTAAGACAAATTCATAATTCAAATTTAGTTTTTCCACCATCTAACCATGCATTTCGAGTAGAACAATATTTAAAAATTCTATCTGAAAAAGGGATAAAAAACCCTACAATTGAAAAATATAACCCATTTATCAATGAAATTTTGGTAAATATGGATAAAACTAAACCACTTCATAATGACTTGTGATTAATGAATATGGTTGAAAAAAACAAAAAAATTTATTTTTTAGATTGAGAATATGCATCAAAAGGCGACATACATTTTGATCTTGCATATTTTATAGAATCTGCAAGGTTAGATAATGATCAGGAAAAAATTTTTCTTAATTTCTATGGAAAACTAAATTATAAACTAATATTATTGCATAGAATTTTCGTTCTTTACCTTATAATTTTATGAGTGAATGCTCAAGAAACTAAATATTTTGACGACACCCCTTACATGGAAAAATTAGATAATTTATACGAACAATATAAATTATGAAAGGAATAA
- the rnr gene encoding ribonuclease R gives MEIISQEKLKNFLQNEKTFIEIVRKFNVPFDLNQHLTHQISNLIENFQIFKTLEGKYYWPKFIETRVGIFRATQSSFGFVENKQNPAQKNNVFIPGRFTANALEGDEVKINIYVDRFKSDQFFGVVTKIIQRNTKFLIGKVVKNDKFWDFEPINFKGNFFFRWNSTQDLEINNFYKVKIVDYQKNVLKLAVIQKIGHQSEPFLHVKIPIIESEITDAFSPEVLAESSKIEQEIKNIDKNRVDLRNELVITIDGDDTKDFDDAISIEQTKEGNFLLKVHIADVAHYVKQDSAMDIEAQKRGTSIYLPHMVIPMLPEELSNGICSLMPNVDRLTITMESLINKKGENLYIKIYPSVINSKWRLTYEKVNNFFAGSFSFGDADLENMLKKCLNLNTILSNFKKKQGYIDLALDEVKIILDQEGYTQSLRLKRRGISEELIENFMIRANENVSEFLTKKKIPILYRIHATPDPEKITIFNQVIKSLGIQHSLKLNPNSKEFAHKINQIKLENSDNFLKYSILRTMQKAIYSTENEGHFGLAASFYSHFTSPIRRYPDLLLHRIIHNFLFQKSDDIETYKQILKKNSYTTTELEQKAFNLERKIINIKKAEYVQNLIGKSFRAQITSIIKSGFFVEIDGMFDALIINKSLPDSENDPYVLAEDNFCLYNKKHRFKLGEFIDVKIESVNIWDGKISAVLTNY, from the coding sequence ATGGAAATTATATCTCAAGAAAAGCTCAAAAATTTTCTTCAAAATGAAAAAACTTTTATTGAAATTGTTAGAAAATTTAACGTGCCTTTTGACTTAAACCAACATTTGACACACCAAATAAGCAATTTAATTGAAAATTTTCAGATTTTCAAAACTCTAGAAGGTAAATATTATTGGCCTAAATTTATAGAAACTCGGGTTGGTATTTTCCGCGCTACCCAATCTTCATTTGGTTTTGTTGAAAATAAACAAAATCCGGCCCAAAAAAATAATGTTTTTATACCTGGAAGATTTACTGCTAATGCTCTTGAAGGCGATGAAGTCAAAATTAATATTTATGTTGATAGATTCAAAAGCGATCAATTTTTCGGTGTTGTTACTAAAATTATTCAGCGAAACACTAAGTTTTTAATTGGAAAAGTTGTTAAAAATGATAAATTTTGAGATTTTGAGCCTATTAATTTTAAGGGTAATTTTTTCTTTCGGTGAAATTCAACTCAAGATCTAGAAATCAACAATTTTTATAAAGTAAAAATTGTTGATTATCAAAAAAATGTGCTAAAACTGGCTGTTATTCAAAAAATTGGACACCAATCAGAGCCTTTTTTACATGTAAAAATTCCTATAATTGAATCAGAAATCACTGATGCATTTAGCCCAGAAGTTCTGGCTGAATCTTCAAAAATTGAACAAGAAATAAAAAATATCGACAAAAATAGAGTAGATTTACGAAATGAACTTGTGATAACAATTGATGGCGATGATACAAAAGATTTTGATGATGCCATTTCTATTGAACAAACAAAAGAGGGAAATTTTCTCTTAAAAGTTCATATTGCAGACGTAGCCCATTATGTAAAACAGGATTCAGCAATGGATATTGAAGCCCAAAAAAGGGGAACTTCAATTTATTTGCCTCACATGGTAATTCCTATGCTACCTGAAGAATTATCAAACGGAATTTGCTCTTTGATGCCTAATGTTGACAGATTGACTATCACAATGGAATCTCTTATAAATAAAAAAGGTGAAAATTTATACATTAAAATTTATCCTTCTGTGATTAATTCAAAATGGCGTCTAACCTATGAAAAAGTAAACAATTTTTTTGCTGGTTCATTTTCATTTGGTGATGCAGATTTAGAAAATATGTTAAAAAAGTGTTTAAATTTAAACACTATTTTGTCAAATTTTAAGAAAAAACAAGGTTATATTGACCTTGCGCTTGATGAAGTTAAAATTATTTTAGACCAAGAAGGATATACGCAATCCCTAAGACTAAAACGAAGAGGAATTTCTGAAGAATTAATTGAAAATTTTATGATTAGGGCGAATGAAAATGTTTCGGAATTTTTAACCAAGAAAAAAATTCCAATTTTATACCGAATTCACGCAACCCCTGATCCTGAAAAAATAACAATTTTTAATCAAGTTATTAAATCTTTGGGCATACAACACAGTTTAAAATTGAATCCTAATTCTAAAGAGTTTGCACATAAAATTAACCAAATAAAATTAGAAAATAGTGACAATTTTCTTAAATATTCAATTTTAAGAACAATGCAAAAAGCAATTTATAGCACTGAAAACGAAGGTCATTTTGGTCTTGCAGCTAGTTTTTATAGTCATTTTACTAGCCCTATCCGTCGTTATCCTGATTTATTATTGCATAGAATTATTCATAACTTTTTGTTTCAAAAAAGTGATGACATTGAAACTTATAAGCAAATTTTGAAAAAAAATTCCTATACAACAACCGAATTAGAACAAAAAGCATTTAATTTAGAGCGAAAAATTATAAATATAAAAAAAGCTGAATATGTCCAAAATTTGATTGGAAAATCTTTTAGGGCGCAAATAACTTCTATTATTAAATCCGGGTTTTTTGTTGAAATTGACGGAATGTTTGACGCCTTAATAATTAATAAAAGTCTTCCTGATAGCGAAAATGATCCTTATGTGTTAGCGGAGGATAATTTTTGCTTGTACAATAAAAAACATCGATTTAAATTAGGTGAATTTATCGATGTTAAAATTGAAAGCGTAAATATTTGAGATGGAAAAATTAGTGCAGTTTTAACAAATTATTAG
- the secG gene encoding preprotein translocase subunit SecG yields MLKTVLIIFIAIFGFLIVLVSLIMSPHSNSFSGALIGSSDLDLFQVSKERGIKKFTKWAMFILGFIFLALSLVIRLL; encoded by the coding sequence ATGTTAAAAACAGTTTTAATTATTTTTATTGCGATTTTTGGTTTCCTGATTGTTTTAGTTTCGCTAATTATGTCCCCACATTCAAACTCATTCTCTGGAGCACTGATTGGATCGAGTGATTTGGATTTATTCCAAGTGTCCAAAGAACGTGGTATCAAAAAGTTCACAAAATGAGCAATGTTTATATTGGGGTTTATTTTTTTAGCTCTGTCGTTAGTAATTAGGTTGTTATAA
- a CDS encoding phospholipase D-like domain-containing protein produces MFKRAKWIFYYFFLLIFLAGFSGTIYIIYVYLSRDIDWIAILAFVLVYSSTSLFNLFILLQRRRHEAKISWLIACSILPIIGPIAYIFLGRKYSNHQDIKHYFSQYQYFISPNKTDEKLLEKIPKTDRDLLVYSSEYFLSPVQKFTGDLLVDGHSFFEKLFNDIQKAKKFIFIDVYIVKNDFIWKKLKKLLINKRKQGVKIKILVDSFGAYYIKTRQWLELRSQKIEILLFNALKLPFISGQSFYRNHRKVFLIDGKIVYTGGNNISEEYSGFDKNFGYWMDLNLRLEGEIVETYCRNFLFHWSKWGKKNISKSEINNFCKFEENSIQSTKIKNLGVVIQNGPNLPDSLIEGFILKSIYSAKKNIKIFTPYFVPTQKIIDALKDVLLAKIEVEIFIPGRNDILMIKSFNHYFAYKLLKKGAKIYFFKEIFFHGKSIVIDDNIGMIGTANLDARSLFFQYETNLFFKGKILNKFLNHIDLLKKQNIIVEIKAFNKISNIFKFLIFFLKTLV; encoded by the coding sequence ATGTTCAAAAGAGCAAAGTGGATTTTTTACTATTTTTTTTTATTAATTTTCCTTGCGGGTTTTAGCGGAACTATTTACATTATTTATGTTTATCTGTCTAGAGATATTGATTGAATCGCTATTTTAGCATTTGTTTTGGTTTATAGTTCTACCTCGCTTTTTAATTTATTTATTTTGCTACAAAGAAGAAGACATGAAGCAAAAATTTCATGACTGATTGCTTGTTCTATTTTGCCAATAATTGGGCCAATTGCTTATATTTTTTTAGGGCGAAAATACTCAAATCACCAAGATATTAAGCATTATTTTTCACAATATCAGTATTTTATTAGCCCAAATAAAACTGATGAAAAGTTACTAGAAAAAATCCCTAAAACTGATCGAGATTTATTGGTTTATTCAAGTGAATATTTCTTATCTCCTGTTCAAAAATTTACTGGCGATTTGCTTGTTGATGGTCATAGTTTTTTTGAAAAACTTTTTAACGACATTCAGAAGGCAAAAAAATTCATTTTTATTGATGTTTATATTGTAAAAAACGACTTTATTTGAAAAAAGTTAAAAAAATTGCTAATTAATAAACGTAAACAAGGTGTAAAAATTAAGATTTTGGTTGATTCTTTTGGGGCTTATTACATAAAAACACGGCAATGACTTGAATTAAGAAGTCAAAAAATCGAAATTCTTTTGTTTAATGCGCTCAAATTACCTTTTATTTCAGGCCAAAGTTTTTATAGAAACCACAGAAAAGTTTTTCTAATTGACGGAAAAATTGTATATACTGGTGGAAATAATATTTCTGAAGAATACTCCGGTTTTGACAAAAATTTTGGCTATTGAATGGATTTAAATCTTCGACTTGAAGGCGAAATTGTCGAAACTTATTGCCGAAATTTCCTATTTCATTGGTCAAAATGGGGTAAAAAAAATATTTCTAAATCTGAAATTAATAATTTTTGCAAATTTGAAGAAAACAGCATTCAATCTACTAAAATTAAAAATTTAGGGGTTGTTATTCAAAATGGTCCAAATTTACCCGACTCATTGATTGAGGGTTTTATTTTAAAAAGTATTTATTCGGCCAAAAAAAATATTAAAATTTTTACACCATATTTTGTGCCAACACAAAAAATTATCGACGCACTTAAAGACGTTTTGCTTGCAAAAATAGAGGTAGAAATTTTTATACCAGGCAGAAACGATATTTTAATGATTAAAAGTTTTAATCATTACTTTGCGTACAAATTGCTAAAAAAAGGTGCTAAAATTTATTTTTTTAAGGAAATCTTTTTTCACGGGAAATCAATAGTTATTGATGATAATATTGGGATGATTGGGACAGCAAATTTAGATGCTAGGTCCTTATTTTTCCAGTATGAAACCAATTTATTTTTTAAAGGTAAAATTTTAAACAAGTTTTTAAATCATATTGACTTACTTAAAAAACAAAATATTATTGTTGAAATAAAAGCATTTAATAAAATTTCTAATATTTTTAAGTTTTTAATTTTCTTTTTGAAAACTTTGGTTTAA
- a CDS encoding IS3 family transposase, translating into MSRHFKKDEFDMIYKIYNEFGLKKTINYINDISPDTNFITRDQLVRRIKKIIRYYNYGMQDQLLDKKGARRKPGSRKPKKQIEPDWNEFTKEELIEIAKRYYETNKDKSKSGKLSEAKTLNIPYSKSAKIFNVCRQSVAKSKTRVIKVKEHENDAIIKKSFLDNKGRYGRLRLSAYISMKYNIDIHPRTLGRHLKRLNLVCKIRKKRRKSEIKNTKFALPDIVKRDYNDKLNRNIFATDVTYIKAPRDVKENHVFLSVIIEHKTKKIRDFKLSVNNDLNLVMDNIKTFRSIDKDFVIHSDHGFQYTSKVYIDKINKMGGTVSLSRIGNSLDNREVEYWFSIIKSECLNELNYSKITFEDLKKIIADYIFWYNNYRIQSILNWKTPQQYAMML; encoded by the coding sequence ATGTCAAGACACTTTAAAAAAGACGAGTTTGATATGATTTATAAAATTTACAATGAATTTGGATTAAAAAAAACAATAAATTATATAAATGATATTTCACCAGATACAAATTTTATAACCAGAGATCAACTAGTTCGAAGAATCAAAAAAATTATTAGATATTATAATTATGGTATGCAAGATCAATTATTAGATAAAAAGGGTGCAAGAAGAAAGCCAGGGAGTCGCAAACCTAAAAAACAAATTGAACCCGATTGAAACGAATTTACAAAAGAAGAATTAATAGAAATAGCTAAGAGATATTACGAAACCAACAAAGATAAATCAAAATCAGGAAAACTTAGTGAAGCCAAAACACTAAATATTCCCTACAGCAAATCTGCAAAAATTTTTAATGTATGCAGACAATCAGTGGCAAAATCTAAAACTAGAGTTATAAAAGTAAAAGAGCACGAAAATGACGCAATAATTAAAAAATCCTTTCTTGACAACAAAGGTAGATATGGTCGCTTAAGGTTGAGTGCTTATATTTCTATGAAATATAATATTGACATTCACCCTCGAACTCTTGGAAGACATTTAAAAAGATTGAATTTAGTATGCAAAATTAGAAAAAAAAGAAGAAAGAGCGAAATTAAGAACACCAAATTCGCACTGCCGGATATTGTTAAACGTGACTACAATGATAAATTAAATAGAAATATTTTTGCTACTGATGTTACATATATAAAAGCTCCTAGAGATGTTAAGGAAAACCATGTATTTTTGTCTGTAATAATTGAGCATAAAACTAAAAAAATCAGAGATTTTAAATTATCTGTAAACAATGATCTTAATTTAGTTATGGATAATATAAAGACATTTAGGTCTATTGATAAAGATTTTGTTATTCATTCAGACCATGGATTTCAATACACTTCAAAAGTCTATATTGACAAAATAAATAAAATGGGAGGAACTGTTTCATTGTCTCGCATAGGAAATTCTTTGGATAATAGGGAGGTTGAATACTGATTTTCAATTATAAAAAGCGAATGCTTAAACGAGTTAAACTACAGCAAAATAACTTTTGAAGATCTGAAAAAAATAATTGCAGATTATATATTTTGATACAACAATTATAGAATTCAATCGATTTTAAATTGAAAAACACCACAGCAATATGCTATGATGTTATAA